One segment of Stomatobaculum sp. F0698 DNA contains the following:
- a CDS encoding lysozyme inhibitor LprI family protein: MRRHERWRLFATVLFFGILLTLLINTVLNEKRRRIAARVALQERVQGENSLKVGYGYRDFKKKFEDTDRIIALLREREKTEKREADSERFASEELRYWETQLNALCQVLPYVLSDQEAAAFLKDQQDWRKKRGTGENRTVLSAKEQAENTRARAYALLEQYKERLR; the protein is encoded by the coding sequence ATGAGACGGCATGAGAGATGGCGTCTTTTCGCAACTGTCCTCTTCTTTGGCATCCTGCTGACACTCCTCATCAATACCGTACTGAATGAAAAGCGGCGTCGCATTGCTGCGCGTGTTGCGCTGCAAGAAAGGGTACAGGGGGAAAACAGTCTGAAAGTGGGCTACGGCTATCGGGACTTTAAAAAGAAGTTCGAGGACACCGATCGTATTATTGCCCTGCTCCGGGAGAGAGAGAAGACCGAGAAGCGCGAGGCGGACAGTGAGCGCTTTGCGAGCGAAGAATTGCGCTACTGGGAGACACAGCTCAATGCGCTCTGTCAGGTTCTTCCTTATGTACTGAGCGATCAGGAAGCTGCGGCCTTTTTAAAAGATCAACAGGATTGGCGAAAAAAGCGCGGCACAGGGGAGAACAGAACGGTTCTTTCCGCAAAGGAGCAGGCGGAGAATACAAGAGCGCGGGCCTATGCGCTTTTGGAACAATATAAGGAGCGTCTGCGTTAG
- the alaS gene encoding alanine--tRNA ligase encodes MIAKKYGVNELRKMYLEFFQSKGHLIMKSFSLVPHNDNSLLLINSGMAPLKPYFTGQEIPPCRRVTTCQKCIRTGDIDNVGKTARHGTFFEMLGNFSFGDYFKREAIHWSWEFLTEVVGLEPDRLYPSVYEEDDEAFDIWRDEIGIAPERIYRFGKADNFWEHGSGPCGPCSEIYYDRGEAYGTGPEDVMGGEGDRFMEVWNNVFSQFDNDGHGHYSELKQKNIDTGMGLERLAVVVQDVESIFEVDTIRALLDEAAKLASTRYHEDEKKDVSLRVITDHVRSCTFMISDGIMPSNEGRGYVLRRLLRRAARHGRLLGIEGAFLGKLAETVIASSKDGYPELEEKREMILKVLTEEEAKFNRTIDQGLSILAELEETLSAEKKTELSGEDAFKLYDTYGFPLDLTREILAERGFTVDEAGFQKAMQVQRETARKARKATNYMGEAQTAYQQIDPTLTTEFTGYDKLTDEGKITAMVRILPEESEEDTTALTEALAEGDEGTIVTDKTPFYATMGGQQGDTGVISAGDNRFEVRETIHLKGGKVGHTGKVLSGMFRIGESVTLAVDAANRDNTAKNHSGTHLLHEALREVLGNHVNQAGSFVSADRLRFDFTHFAALTPEEIKKVEELVNREIKAGHAVETKVMGIEDAKKAGAKALFGEKYGDEVRVVRMGDFSTELCGGTHVKNTENIGAMKIVSETGISAGVRRIEALTGDALTAYYEAAVQELEELAAQLKTNRAELPQRVLQLQHELRESEKENEKLRAELARNAAATAGEDIQEVKGVKLLTTALAKIEMNELRNLGDSLLQKTEGGVAVLASADESQVNLLVMVGKAAEEKGANAGKLIKAIAPLIGGGGGGRPNIAQAGGKNPAGVQAALEKAAEALEEELA; translated from the coding sequence ATGATTGCAAAGAAATACGGAGTCAATGAGCTCCGCAAGATGTATCTTGAGTTCTTTCAGAGCAAGGGACATTTAATCATGAAGAGCTTCAGCCTGGTGCCGCACAACGACAATAGTCTGTTGCTCATCAATTCCGGTATGGCACCGTTAAAGCCGTATTTCACCGGCCAGGAGATTCCGCCCTGCCGCCGTGTGACAACGTGTCAGAAGTGTATTCGCACGGGTGATATCGACAATGTCGGTAAGACCGCGCGCCACGGCACTTTTTTTGAGATGCTCGGTAACTTTTCCTTCGGCGATTACTTTAAGCGTGAGGCCATTCACTGGAGCTGGGAGTTCCTGACCGAGGTTGTGGGACTCGAGCCGGATCGTCTCTATCCCTCCGTCTATGAGGAAGATGACGAGGCCTTCGATATCTGGCGAGACGAGATCGGCATCGCACCGGAGCGCATTTACCGCTTCGGCAAGGCGGACAATTTCTGGGAGCACGGTTCCGGTCCTTGCGGCCCCTGCTCGGAGATTTATTATGACCGCGGCGAAGCGTACGGAACCGGCCCCGAGGACGTGATGGGCGGCGAGGGCGACCGCTTCATGGAAGTCTGGAACAACGTGTTCAGTCAGTTCGATAACGACGGTCACGGTCACTACAGCGAACTCAAGCAGAAGAACATCGATACCGGCATGGGACTGGAGCGCCTTGCGGTTGTGGTCCAGGATGTCGAGTCCATCTTCGAAGTGGATACCATTCGCGCGCTGCTCGATGAGGCGGCGAAGCTTGCTTCGACCCGTTACCACGAGGATGAGAAGAAGGATGTTTCGCTGCGCGTGATTACCGACCATGTGCGTTCCTGCACCTTCATGATTTCGGATGGCATCATGCCGAGCAACGAGGGCAGAGGCTATGTGCTCCGGAGACTCCTGCGCCGCGCGGCGCGCCACGGCAGACTCCTCGGCATTGAGGGGGCCTTCCTCGGCAAGCTTGCCGAGACCGTGATTGCCTCCTCGAAGGACGGCTATCCGGAGCTGGAAGAGAAGCGCGAAATGATTTTAAAGGTTCTGACCGAGGAAGAGGCGAAGTTTAACCGCACGATAGACCAGGGCCTTTCTATTCTCGCGGAGCTCGAGGAGACGCTATCCGCGGAGAAAAAGACCGAGCTCTCCGGCGAGGACGCGTTTAAGCTCTACGACACCTACGGCTTCCCGCTCGATTTGACGCGTGAAATTCTCGCAGAGCGCGGCTTCACGGTCGATGAGGCAGGCTTCCAGAAGGCGATGCAGGTACAGCGGGAGACTGCGCGGAAGGCGAGAAAAGCGACGAACTATATGGGTGAGGCGCAGACCGCTTACCAGCAGATTGATCCGACGCTCACGACCGAGTTCACCGGCTACGACAAGCTGACGGACGAGGGCAAGATTACGGCGATGGTCCGCATTCTCCCGGAGGAGAGCGAGGAGGATACAACGGCGCTTACCGAGGCGCTCGCAGAGGGCGATGAGGGCACGATTGTGACCGACAAGACGCCGTTCTATGCGACCATGGGCGGCCAGCAGGGCGATACCGGCGTGATATCGGCGGGGGATAATCGCTTTGAAGTGCGCGAAACCATCCATTTAAAGGGCGGCAAGGTCGGTCACACGGGTAAGGTACTCTCGGGCATGTTCCGTATCGGCGAGAGCGTGACCCTTGCGGTCGATGCCGCGAACCGCGACAATACGGCAAAGAACCACTCGGGCACCCACCTGCTGCACGAAGCGCTTCGCGAAGTGCTCGGCAACCATGTGAACCAGGCGGGTAGCTTTGTGAGCGCGGACAGACTGCGCTTTGACTTTACGCACTTCGCGGCGCTCACGCCCGAGGAAATCAAGAAGGTCGAGGAACTTGTGAACCGCGAGATCAAGGCGGGACACGCGGTTGAGACCAAGGTCATGGGCATCGAAGATGCCAAGAAGGCCGGCGCAAAGGCACTGTTTGGCGAAAAGTACGGCGATGAGGTCCGTGTGGTGCGCATGGGTGATTTCTCGACCGAGCTCTGCGGCGGTACCCACGTAAAGAATACGGAGAACATCGGCGCAATGAAGATTGTCTCCGAGACCGGCATTTCGGCGGGCGTGCGCCGCATCGAAGCGCTGACCGGCGATGCCTTGACCGCTTATTATGAAGCGGCGGTACAGGAGCTTGAGGAGCTCGCGGCGCAGTTAAAGACCAACCGTGCGGAACTGCCGCAGCGCGTCCTACAGCTCCAGCATGAGCTCCGTGAGAGCGAGAAGGAGAACGAGAAGCTCCGCGCCGAGCTTGCGCGCAATGCGGCGGCAACTGCGGGCGAAGACATCCAGGAAGTGAAGGGTGTCAAACTTCTCACCACAGCACTCGCAAAGATTGAGATGAATGAGCTCCGTAATCTCGGCGACAGTCTGCTTCAGAAGACCGAGGGCGGCGTGGCCGTGCTTGCAAGTGCGGATGAGTCGCAGGTAAATCTCCTCGTGATGGTCGGTAAAGCGGCGGAAGAGAAGGGCGCCAATGCCGGAAAGCTCATTAAAGCCATTGCACCGCTAATCGGCGGCGGCGGCGGCGGCAGACCGAACATTGCGCAGGCGGGCGGCAAGAACCCCGCGGGCGTGCAGGCGGCGCTTGAAAAGGCGGCCGAAGCACTGGAAGAGGAACTGGCATAA
- the rnhA gene encoding ribonuclease HI, which produces MSLTKVKLFSDGAARGNPEGPAGYGTILQVTDGSGKIHEKELSQGFRKSTNNRMELLGCIAGFEALTRPCEVTVYSDSRYLVDAFNQHWIDSWQKKNWTRGKNEPVKNIDLWKRLLKAMAPHRVEFCWVKGHAGHTENERCDALATDAADHRAFEEDKVDETA; this is translated from the coding sequence ATGAGCTTAACGAAGGTCAAGTTATTTTCGGACGGCGCCGCGCGCGGGAACCCGGAGGGACCGGCGGGCTACGGCACTATTTTGCAGGTAACGGACGGCAGCGGGAAGATACACGAGAAAGAGCTCTCACAGGGCTTTCGAAAGAGCACAAATAACCGCATGGAGCTGCTCGGCTGCATTGCGGGATTTGAGGCACTGACACGCCCCTGTGAGGTGACGGTTTACTCGGATTCCCGCTATTTGGTCGATGCCTTTAATCAGCACTGGATCGACAGTTGGCAGAAAAAGAACTGGACGCGCGGTAAGAATGAGCCGGTCAAGAATATAGATCTTTGGAAGCGCCTGTTAAAGGCAATGGCGCCTCACCGGGTAGAATTCTGTTGGGTCAAGGGGCATGCGGGGCATACCGAAAACGAGCGCTGTGACGCGCTCGCAACCGATGCCGCGGATCACCGCGCATTTGAGGAGGACAAGGTCGATGAGACGGCATGA